In Ornithodoros turicata isolate Travis chromosome 1, ASM3712646v1, whole genome shotgun sequence, the DNA window AAGAATTCTTCGACCACATGGACCCTTCGGAAGCGTGGCGCTTGGATGCCTTGGCATAAGCGATCCGGTTCCTGATCCCGACGATGACTTTGCGGCCGCCTACTTTACAAGCCATGTACGCCAATGTGACGGTCGCTACGTCGTCCCGCTAATGGTTAAACCAGAACTAGGGCTCCCTGCTTGCGCCAATAACAGGAATACGGCTCTACAGCGCCTCCTCTCGCAATTACGTCGGTTTCGTTTCGACCCAGAATTGCTGTCTCAGTATGACAAGGTCATACGTGAGTATTTTGACGAAGGTCATGCTGAAAAGGTAATGGGGATCACCAGCCGCCAAATAAACGTTTATTACATGCCCCATCACGCGGTTGTGCGACAAGAGGCGGTCACCACGAAACTCCGCGTTGTATTTGATGCGTCGTCCCACTTGCCAGGTCAGCAATCGTTGAACACTCTCCTGATGAAAGGGCCGAAGCTAAACGCAGATCTGCTACATCTTCTGTTGCAGTTCCGCTGCATCTCCACGGTTTTAACCGCCGACATCAGGAAGGCATACCTGCAAATCACCATTCGCCCCGAAGACAGAGATTTCCTTCGCTTTCTGTGGGTAAAGGATGTACGGCAGGCATCCAACGACAGCAATCTCGAACTTATCTAGTGGCGGATGACTAGAGTCCCTTTCGGAGCTACTTCGAGTCCATTTCTGCTAGCAGCAACGCTGCAACACCACTTTGAGGCAGTTTGCTCAGATTATCCCAACACCGTATCCCGCCTCCGGACGGGGTTTTATGTCGACGATCTGGTCGTCGTCTGCACGTCATACATTGATGCGTTGCAGGTATACCAAGAAACGGTAGAAATACTGAAATCCGCTGGAATGGATATTCGAAAGTGGACCTCAAACTCTCCGGTTCTGCGGGAGAGATTTCTCATGGACGGCACGTCCTATGACAACGCCTCCGACGGCGACCCCATCGTCAAGATTCTCGGCCTACATTGGGATCGCAGCACGGACGGTCTTCTTCTCAAAACGACTCGAGCAGCAGACTTCGCCGTCGCACACCCTGCCACGAAGCGCACTGTCCTGAAAGCATTTTCACTTGTGTATGACCCCTTGGGGTACATCGCACCTGTCATTATATCTGCGAGAATTCTGTTTCAAGACCTGTGGCGCAATGGCCTATCGTGGGACCAACCAGTTAGCGAATCAGACAACGCAATCTGGGAGAAGTGGAAGGTCAACCTGGGAGAATTGAACCTGCTCAGACTCCCGCGCTGCGCTCTCCCTGAAGATAACTCACCCGTCGATGTGCACTGTTTCGCAGATGCCAGTCCGAAAGCCTATGGCACTGCCATACACTTGCGGAGTCTTTCTCCCAACGGCTCTCTTCTGGTCCATTTGCTCATAGCACGGGCTCGTCTGGCACCGTTAAAACAGGTGTCGTTGCCTCGTCTCGAGCTCCTCGCCTGCCTCTTAGCTACACGTCTCTACCGTCACGTTTCCGCGCTGAAGACTCTCAGTCAAGTGCCAGTACATTTTTGGACAGATTCCACCATCGCTCTTCAGTGGATTCATGGATCTGGCAGCAAAACCCAGCAATTTGTTCAGTCTCGAATAACCGAAATCTTGTCTTCATCGCGCGCTGATCAATAGTTCCACTGCAGCGGTAGTGACAACCCCGCGGATTTGCTCACTCGGGGCGTATCCGCTACCACTCTGAAGTGCTGCAGATTGTGGTGGACAGGTCCCGGCTGGCTGTCATCGTCGTTTGGCACCTTCGTGAGTACAGAAAACCAGCTTTGCCAACAAGGGATTCGATTAACCGATGACAGAGCCTCTCCAGCAAGTGAATGTCCAGCTGCGCTCAAACATGCCTCAGTTTCGGCAGTCGTCGCAATTGAAGAATGGATGGAAATCACGGACTACGGGACGTTATCCAGGCTCCTTCAGGTCACCGCCTGGATGCTGAGATTTGCGAACAACGCTAGACCTGCGAGACCATCCGTGTCTGGCCCACTCACGCTTGAGGAAATCACGCATGTTGAGAACTTTCGGATCCGTCGCGTGCAGGCTGAGGCTTTCCCCCATGAGGTTGCCGCTCTCAGCAAAGGAAACGTCGTCAAACCATCATCGTCCCTACATGTGTTCCAACCGTTTTTGGACGCCAACGGCATCATGCGCGTCGGCGGCCGTCTTCATCAACTGAACGTGGTCGACGCCATAAAGCACCCCATTCTTCTGCCATCGAAGCATCACTTTACGCATCTCGTAATACTCGACGCTCACCGACAAGCCCTGCACGCCGGAGTACAAGATACTTCATCCGCTGTTCATCACGAACGCCGTATCAGGAAAAGCATACATCGTCCTTTTCTCGTGTGGCGTCACCAGAGCCATCCACCTAGAGCTCGCATCTTCTATGAACGCTGTAGACTTTCTAATGGCCTTCCGTCGCTTCGTTTCAAGACGTGGTGTGCCCACCCTGGTCTATTCAGACAACGCCCGAACGTTTCACAAGTGCGCAGCCATCTTGTCTGCGCCCACCACAGCTGATGTACAAGATTTTGCAACTCAACACCGTATACAGTGGCGGTTCATCGTCGAGCGAGCACCTTGGTGGGGCGGATGGTGGGAACGCCTCATCGGCACCGTGAAGGCTGCTCTAAGGCGATGTCTCGGTAGAAGCCGCTTTACTTTCGAGCAACTAACTACAGCCCTATGCCAGGTGGAAGCTCTCGTAAATTCCCGCCCGTTAACCCACGTCGCATCTGATGTCGAGGAACTCGTACCCCTCACGCCAAGCCACTTCCTGATAGGCAAACGAGCCATCTCTCTACCGGGCGAACACGCTGCCATCTCACAGCCTGACGCGGAGGACCTCCGGCACAACTTCCGAGAAATGCTGAAGGCGAAGGAACTCTTCTGGAAGCGCTGGAGATACGAGTACCTTCTGCAGCTGAGGTCTGCCCACGTGACTGCGTCTCCTACCCAAAGTCGTTTCAAGGAAGGGGATGTGGTGGTGCTTCAGGAAGATAATGTTTGTCCCCCTTTTTGGAAGCTCGGACGCATAGCGAAGTTGATACGAGGGAGAGATGCGTTAGTGCGGGCATGCTCAGTACGTCTCGCAAGCGGCACTACCATAACCTGTCCAGTTCAAAGGCTTTGCCGTTTGGAAGCAGACGTCTCGTCACCCGCGGCCGGGGATGATGTTGCGGATTAAAGGAGGTCGAGGTGGGTCTCGTGGTCACGGGCCTATATTCGCCATTTTGCTTTTCGGAATATATTCGCTATATTCCCCATttagaatagctgactgcaggCTATGcccatgcggcccgcgtgtgtgacaCCCCTGATTACCttgatctaagcattgcttcatcttaatCGATAACTCAATGATGTACTCGGGAACgtgtagcacttgtttagcggtaTCTCCAAATCTACTCAGAACTACTTTATTTTTGGCGTTGGGGCGTCTAATCGCCACCAGCGATATTCTACCCTGTTCCAGCCTCTACAACCTTATAATCAATCGCACGCAAGTCTTCATAccatgcactctaagaaaaaaatgtagaaTTTCCTTCCCAAAGTTGCAGCAGGACGGCACTTCTACCATTCCGTGCCAATCCACACGAGACATCTCCCAGCGGGTATAAGCGTCgtcgtccctttcccttgctcctctctctctcacgtttgctctaagagaaaatggtagaatttcttaccaaagctggtagaacgacagattctactgtgtagtttgtttctactctgcagttatacccaaaaggtaaaactggttggagtagacatgtggttgcaatgcagctctaccgaaatgggtagaaaatcatatctttttttcttagattgtggaTCCATCCAAACGGTTATTGGAAAT includes these proteins:
- the LOC135385361 gene encoding uncharacterized protein LOC135385361, producing the protein MVKPELGLPACANNRNTALQRLLSQLRRFRFDPELLSQYDKVIREYFDEGHAEKVMGITSRQINVYYMPHHAVVRQEAVTTKLRVVFDASSHLPGQQSLNTLLMKGPKLNADLLHLLLQFRCISTVLTADIRKAYLQITIRPEDRDFLRFLWVKDVRQASNDSNLELI
- the LOC135385373 gene encoding uncharacterized protein LOC135385373, which codes for MTRVPFGATSSPFLLAATLQHHFEAVCSDYPNTVSRLRTGFYVDDLVVVCTSYIDALQVYQETVEILKSAGMDIRKWTSNSPVLRERFLMDGTSYDNASDGDPIVKILGLHWDRSTDGLLLKTTRAADFAVAHPATKRTVLKAFSLVYDPLGYIAPVIISARILFQDLWRNGLSWDQPVSESDNAIWEKWKVNLGELNLLRLPRCALPEDNSPVDVHCFADASPKAYGTAIHLRSLSPNGSLLVHLLIARARLAPLKQVSLPRLELLACLLATRLYRHVSALKTLSQVPVHFWTDSTIALQWIHGSGSKTQQFVQSRITEILSSSRADQ